From the Cryptomeria japonica chromosome 2, Sugi_1.0, whole genome shotgun sequence genome, one window contains:
- the LOC131031621 gene encoding dnaJ protein homolog, with amino-acid sequence MFGRAPKKSDNTRYYEVLGVPKDASPDELKKAYRKAAIKNHPDKGGDPEKFKELAQAYEVLSDPEKREIYDQYGEDALKEGMGGGGGHDPFDIFQSFFGGSFGGGSSRGGRRQKRGEDVVHPLKVSLEDLYNGTSKKLSLSRNVLCPKCKGKGSKSGAPIKCSGCQGSGMKVTIRQLGPSMIQQMQHVCSDCKGTGETISDKDRCPECKGEKVVQDKKVLEVVVEKGMQNGQRITFPGEADEAPDTITGDIVFVLQQKEHPKFKRKGDDLFVEHSLTLTEALCGFQFILTHLDGRQLLNKSSPGEVIKPGQFKAINDEGMPVYQRPFMKGKLYIHFSVDFPDSLNPEQCKILEAVLPPRPSSHLTDMELDECEETTLFDVNIEEEMRRKQNQQQEAYEEDEEASGSGPRVQCAQQ; translated from the exons ATGTTCGGTCGCGCGCCAAAGAAGAGTGATAATACTCGCTACTATGAGGTCCTGGGAGTTCCCAAAGATGCTTCTCCAGATGAATTGAAAAAAGCCTACAGGAAGGCTGCAATTAAAAACCATCCTGACAAGGGCGGGGATCCTGAAAAG TTTAAGGAACTTGCACAAGCATACGAGGTACTAAGTGATCCCGAGAAGAGAGAAATTTATGATCAATATGGGGAGGATGCACTTAAAGAAGGAATGGGTGGGGGCGGCGGTCATGACCCATTTGATATTTTCCAATCTTTCTTTGGTGGAAGTTTTGGAG GTGGATCTAGCAGGGGAGGTCGCAGGCAAAAGAGAGGCGAAGATGTCGTTCACCCTTTGAAAGTGTCATTGGAGGATCTTTATAATGGTACATCAAAAAAACTGTCACTCTCACGGAATGTGCTGTGTCCTAAGTGTAAAGG GAAAGGATCTAAGTCAGGTGCCCCGATCAAGTGCTCTGGCTGTCAAGGTAGTGGTATGAAAGTCACTATTAGACAACTTGGTCCTTCAATGATCCAGCAAATGCAGCATGTTTGCTCTGACTGCAAGGGAACAG GTGAGACTATTAGTGACAAAGATAGGTGTCCAGAATGTAAGGGTGAAAAGGTTGTACAGGACAAGAAGGTGCTTGAAGTAGTCGTGGAGAAAGGAATGCAAAATGGCCAAAGGATCACATTCCCTGGAGAAGCAGATGAAGCG CCGGACACTATTACTGGTGACATCGTCTTCGTACTTCAGCAAAAGGAGCATCCCAAGTTTAAGAGAAAGGGGGACGACCTTTTTGTTGAACATTCTTTGACATTGACAGAGGCTTTGTGTGGCTTCCAATTTATTTTGACGCACCTTGATGGCCGACAGTTGCTTAATAAATCAAGTCCGGGCGAGGTTATTAAACCAG GTCAATTCAAGGCTATTAATGATGAAGGAATGCCTGTTTACCAGCGGCCTTTTATGAAAGGGAAGCTGTATATCCATTTCTCTGTAGATTTTCCGGATTCGCTTAACCCTGAACAATGCAAGATACTGGAAGCAGTGTTGCCGCCTAGGCCTTCGTCACATCTGACAGATATGGAGCTTGATGAGTGTGAAGAGACGACCCTTTTTGATGTAAATATTGAAGAAGAAATGAGGAGAAAACAAAATCAACAGCAGGAAgcttatgaagaagatgaagaggccTCTGGTAGTGGGCCAAGGGTGCAATGTGCACAGCAGTGA